In Procambarus clarkii isolate CNS0578487 chromosome 50, FALCON_Pclarkii_2.0, whole genome shotgun sequence, one genomic interval encodes:
- the LOC138351689 gene encoding uncharacterized protein, translating into MQPDKLQMYHAVVQQQLANKFIEVVEEDNHKTGHYLPHHTVLKDSVTTPIRIVFNCSAKLKADSMSLNDYLQTGPSLTQKQQEVVLRFCSGVFAFTADISIAFLRVGLQETDRDFTKLRWVKDPQDPNSEVITYRFASVLFGATSSPFLLQATLDTHLKKSNSPYKTEISNNLYIDNFQGTTNDENKLVEIYHETNRELLGANMPLQSWASNNKQLNQIIEEEFPDYKVSHKLKVLGVLAKEFEVGETLLEDLQEKSQQLIPDYNKLSIPQFPRNNLGRNLPTNLYVFCEAKRMVHKDNPAGYLSRGLTLKQLVKTEIWFNGTQWLVISQWPQQKPQVIVTNITTPVVHPEPPRNLAINPHHYSNLSKLLRVTEMVFDFINKMGIKYRFPSSIKYWVKQAQQQTYGKEYEHLPEKLSKSLGIWLDSDNYNILRCGRRLLHAEINLDMKNPILLPRHHIITKLIVLHYHEHNTLHGGELDTLTELRQRFWLPRGRKTVKSLIKSCVVCKRYDARVCPYPGPPPLPKERVVHLRPLKPQKINLTELQTLVVEIEARVNNRLLTYLSEDFSQREPLSPSHLIHGGLLSPLISIEDEDLADPSCVKVSDLVESYRHFSKVIKKKNEVWTREYLTALRAYHYGAASPYNKVQLKRGDLVLVDSDILRSDSPIGKIVDIHPDRNGILRIVKV; encoded by the exons ATGCAACCAGATAAATTGCAAATGTATCATGCTGTGGTACAGCAACAACTTGCTAACAAATTTATAGAAGTTGTTGAAGAAGACAACCATAAAACAGGCCATTATTTGCCACATCATACTGTCCTGAAAGATTCAGTTACAACACCAATCAGGATTGTATTTAATTGTAGTGCCAAATTAAAGGCAGACAGCATGTCACTAAATGATTATCTACAAActggacctagcctaacccaaaaaCAACAAGAAGTCGTATTACGATTTTGCTCTGGTGTTTTCGCCTTTACAGCCGACATTAGTATAGCCTTTttaagagtaggcttacaagagacGGATCGTGATTTTACTAAACTTCGCTGGGTGAAAGATCCACAGGATCCTAATAGTGAAGTTATTACTTATAGATTTGCCTCAGTACTGTTCGGAGCGACATCTTCACCATTCTTACTCCAGGCTACTCTGGATACACATCTTAAGAAGTCTAATAGCCCCTACAAGACTGAGATTAGCAACAATTTATACATTGACAATTTTCAAGGAACCACTAATGATGAAAATAAACTAGTGGAAATTTACCATGAGACTAatcgtgaactgttaggagccaacaTGCCTTTACAGTCATGGGCTTCAAATAATAAACAACTAAACCAAATAATCGAGGAAGAATTCCCTGATTATAAGGTATCTCACAAATTGAAAGTCTTAG gagtgctggcaaaggaATTTGAGGTGGGAGAAACGTTGCTGGAGGATCTCCAAGAAAAATCCCAGCAGTTGATTCCTGATTACAACAAACTTAGTATTCCACAATTTCCTCGAAATAACTTAGGACGAAATTTACCCACAAATTTATATGTGTTCTGCGAGGCAAAGCGTATGGTTCA CAAGGACAATCCAGCCGGCTATTTATCCAGAGGTTTGACTTTAAAGCAATTGGTTAAAACCGAGATATGGTTTAATGGAACCCAATGGCTAGTTATTAGTCAGTGGCcccaacaaaagccacaagtcattgtgaccaatatcactaccccTGTTGTGCATCCAGAACCCCCTCGAAATTTAGCTAtcaatcctcatcattattccaatTTAAGCAAACTACTAAGAGTTACAGAAATGGTATTTGATTTCATCAACAAGATGGGGATCAAGTATCGATTTCCTAGTTCCATCAAATATTGGGTCAAACAAGCTCAACAACAGACTTATGGGAAGGAATATGAACATCTCCCAGAGAAGTTAAGTAAGTCTCTGGGTATCTGGCTTGACTCAGACAACTATAACATTTTGAGATGCGGCAGACGTCTGCTTCACGCAGAAATAAATTTGGATATGAAGAATCCTatacttctaccacgtcaccacatcattactaaACTCATAGTTCTACATTACCATGAGCATAATACATTGCATGGTGGAGAATTAGATACTCTTACTGAACTCAGACAACGTTTTTGGCTTCCCCGAGGTCGCAAAACTGTCAAATCTTTAATCAAGTCTTGTGTAGTCTGCAAGAGAtatgatgctcgagtgtgtccttatccaggtCCACCGCCCCTACCTAAGGAGCGAGTCGTCCACCTTCGTCCATTGAAACCACAG AAAATTAAtctcactgaattacagacccttGTCGTGGAAATTGAAGCACGAGTCAACAACAGACTTCTAACCTACTTATCAGAAGATTTCTCCCAAAGAGAACCCCTAAGCCCCTCTCATTTGATTCATGGTGGTCTTCTGAGTCCTCTAATATCTATTGAAGATGAGGATCTAGCTGACCCTTCATGTGTCAAGGTGAGTGACTTGGTAGAGAGTTATAGACACTTTTCAAAAGTAATAAAGAAAAAGAATGAGGTCTGGACACGTGAATATTTAACTGCTTTAAGAGCATATCATTATGGAGCTGCAAGCCCATACAACAAAGTTCAACTCAAACGAGGTGATCTTGTCCTAGTAGACAGTGATATACTCAGGTCAGATTCgcctataggtaaaattgttgACATCCATCCTGACCGCAATGGTATTTTACGAATTGTTAAAGTTTAG